The following are encoded together in the Peromyscus leucopus breed LL Stock chromosome 1, UCI_PerLeu_2.1, whole genome shotgun sequence genome:
- the LOC114684294 gene encoding olfactory receptor 9Q1-like has product MAKVNLTLVTEFLLIAFTEHPERGLPLFHLFLFIYLFTLLGNSGMIILIRMDRRLHTPMYFLLSHLSFMDICYSSVTVPQTMAVLLEHGAALSYARCVAQFFLFTFFGSIDCYLLAFMAYDRYVAVCQPLLYVTIMTQKALLSFVAGAYVAGLLSALVRTISAFSLSFCGNNEIDFIFCDLPPLLKLTCGESYTQELVIIVFAIFVIPACMVIIVVSYLFIIVAILRIPSAGGRAKTFSTCASHITAVSLFFGTLIFMYLRDNSGQDSEKDRVVSVFYTTVIPMLNPLIYSLRNKEVKEALRRALNRVKSA; this is encoded by the coding sequence ATGGCAAAGGTGAACCTGACTTTGGTGACAGAGTTCCTTCTCATAGCGTTCACTGAACACCCAGAACGGGGTCTCCCTCTGTTCCACCTGTTCTTATTTATCTATCTCTTCACTTTGCTGGGGAATTCAGGCATGATTATTCTGATCCGCATGGATCGCCGCCTCCACACCCCGATGTACTTCCTTCTAAGCCACCTCTCTTTCATGGACATCTGCTACTCCTCTGTCACAGTTCCTCAAACAATGGCGGTATTGTTGGAGCATGGGGCAGCTTTGTCCTATGCACGCTGTGTTGCTCAGTTTTTCCTGTTCACTTTCTTCGGCTCCATCGATTGCTACCTTTTGGCCttcatggcctatgaccgctatgtggccgtTTGCCAACCTCTGCTTTATGTCACCATCATGACACAGAAAGCCCTTTTAAGTTTTGTGGCTGGGGCTTACGTTGCTGGTCTCCTCAGTGCCTTGGTGCGCACAATCTCAGCATTCTCCCTCTCATTTTGTGGAAACAATGAGATCGACTTCATTTTCTGTGACCTTCCTCCTCTGTTAAAGCTGACCTGTGGGGAGAGCTACACCCAGGAGTTGGTGATCATTGTGTTTGCCATTTTTGTTATCCCTGCTTGCATGGTGATAATTGTGGTTTCCTACCTGTTCATCATTGTGGCCATTCTGAGGATCCCTTCAGCAGGAGGTCGGGCCAAGACCTTCTCAACCTGTGCCTCCCACATCACCGCAGTGTCGCTCTTCTTTGGTACCCTCATCTTCATGTACCTGAGAGACAACTCTGGCCAGGATTCAGAAAAGGATCGGGTAGTGTCTGTGTTCTACACAACAGTAATCCCCATGCTGAATCCCCTCATCTACAGCTTGAGGAACAAGGAAGTGAAGGAAGCGCTAAGGAGAGCTCTCAATAGAGTCAAGAGTGCCTAG